CGGCAATCCGGTTAAGCATTCATCGCCAGTTACCACTGGCGCACGCTGGAAATCGGCGTATCGTGATTCTGCGTTGAATCCGGATTGACACGCGATTTACCTCTATCCGACATTTACACCCGATGGAGACTGAACATGACCATGCTCGATGAAATGGTTGGGGCGGTAGTGAAAAACCTGGTTGGCGGCGCGACACAGGGCGGGCTGATGCAGCAAGCGCTGTCTCTGGTAAACAATCCGGAGACCGGCGGTCTGGCGGGGTTGGTGCAGCGATTCAGTAATAGCGGCCTGGACAAGGTGGTGTCGTCCTGGATCGGAACGGGCGGCAATCTTCCCATTGAACCGCAACAGATTCAGCAGGCTCTCGGCAGCCAGCAAATCAACGATCTGGCCTCCAGGGCCGGGATAACGCCTGATGCGGCGACGCGCGGACTGGCGGAAATGCTGCCGCAGATCATCGACAAGCTTACACCGGACGGCAATCTGCCAACGAACCAGATGCTCGAGCAGGGCTTGAGCATGCTCAGGCAAAAATTTCCGGGTTCCTAACCGGAGCCGGAGTCGCTGCGAATAAAATATCCGGGCGGGACAGGCTGGCGTGGAAAGCGCCGGATTCCGGTAATCACCGGCGCATCACTTGATATTATCGACCTCAGTCATTACCGGGCAACGACCCATGTCCGCCTTTTTCGTGATCGGAATTGTCCTGAATGTCGTGCTCACCGGGCTGGCACTCTACTGGCTGTGGCGCCAGCGCATCCCGAAGCCGGTCAGGAATGAAGCCGGACATTCGCGGAACGATCACGGGCAGAAACAGCATGAACCCGTCGGCGCACCCGATGAATCCAATGGTTATCTGGCGGAACATGTTTATCTGCTGACCAGCAGCTATCGCCATTGGACCGGTCGCGATCTGGTTGATGCCGGCTTGTCCGCGGTGGAGCAGGCGCGGGTGCTGTACGAGGCGCCGTTCGTGGTGGCCTCGCACGGAACCGGCGACGATCCGGTCTTCAGTTACGCCAACCGCGCGGCGCTCGCGCTGTTCGAAACCGGCTGGCCGGATTTCACCGCCATGCCTTCGCGCCTGTCGGCGGAGCCGATGGAACGCGCGCCGCGGGCGCAATTGCTGGAGCGCGTGAGCCGCCGCGGCTTCATCGACGATTACAGCGGCATTCGCATCTCCGCTGCCGGTCGGCGCTTCCGGGTCCGGAACGCCACGGTGTGGAATCTCATGGATGCGCGCGGCGCGCCGGCCGGGCAGGCGGTGATGTTCCGCGACTGGGAATATCTTTGAGCATGACGTCACAACGAATCCTGTGGTACTTCGCCGATCCCATGTGTTCCTGGTGCTGGGGCTTCGCGCCGGTGATCAGCGCCATCCGGGACGCCTATGCGGATCGCGTGAAGATTGCCCTGATGCTGGGCGGCCTGCGGCCCGGGACGACCGAACCCATGATGCCAAAAGGGCGCGAGGAGATTCTGCAACACTGGCGCGACGTGCACCGCATGACCGGTCAGGCTTTCATTTTCGACGGCGCGTTGCCCGGGGGTTTTGTCTACGACACCGAGCCACCCAGTCGCGCGGTGATCGCCGTCGGCGAGATCAGCCCCGAAGCCGTCTTTCCCTATTTCAAATCGGTGCAGGAGGCGTTTTACGCGCATGGACGCAATGTCGTGCAGACGGACACGCTGGCGGACCTGGCACAGCAACATAATATAGAGAGCCGCCTGTTCCTCGACCGGTTCCATTCGGAAGCTGTCCGGAACAAGACCCGGACGCATTTCGAGATAACACGCCAATCCGGGGTGCGTGGCTTCCCGACCGTGCTACTGCAGGACGGCGCCGGAGCCACCGGCCTGATGCTGACCAATGGGTATCGCCCGTTCGCCGAGTTGCAGCCGGTCATCGAGAACTGGCTGGCAGCATCATGACACGGTGAAAAAATCCGCGCCGCGTCTGCAAAAATTGCCGACGTCGTTTTCATTCGTTTTTCATCGGCCTGAGCGCCTTGTTCTTCTTGACTTTCAAGGGCGACGCCATAAACTTTCCCGCGACCTGCTTCCTTGGAGATTCATCGGATTGAGCTCGGGGTTGCCAGCCACATCATCCCGTCCCGCGGGGCGACATCCCGCCCGTCCTTTTTCTTTCGCCGCATCGGTTTTCCCCCGTGTGAGCCGCTGTGCGCGGCAGGCCGCGACCTGTCCTCCACGCCGGCGCCGAAGCCGGGCGGTGACCGGGATGGAACCAGGGGAGCCAGTCGTTGCTCCCCTTTTTATTGCCCAAAGCCGGAGGTGCCACTGACATGAAAGTCATCGCGGTAGCCAACCAGAAGGGCGGGTGCGGCAAGACCACCACCGCCATCAATCTCGCCGCCTGTCTCGGAAAAAAGCAACAGCGGGTGCTGCTGCTCGATCTCGATCCGCAGGGACACTGTACGCTCGGGTTCGGAGTGTTCAACGAGGACGCACGCGATCTCTACGATGTCTTTACCGGCGAGATTACCCTTGAAGAAATCATCCTGCCGGATGTTTTCACCGGCGTGGACGTGGTGCCGGCCACCAAAACGCTGCAGGCCGCGGAGAACCTTCCGGTGCGCCGGGATGAACGCGACCGGCTGCTGGCAAAATACCTAGCGCCGGTCCGCGACCGCTACGATTACGTCGTCATCGACTGCCCGCCTTCGATGGGGCTGCTCTGTTTCAATGCGCTGGCGGCGGCCGACTTGGTGCTGATCCCGATCGAGATGAGCCTGTTCGGTATGCACGGCATCGATCGCATGTACGAAATCATCCGCGAGCTGCGCGAGCGCCACGGGCGCGACATCCCGGTGCGCGTGCTGCCAACGCTGGTCGACAGCCGCACGCGCCTGTGCCGGCAATTCCTGCGCGAGATCGGAGAGCGCTTCGCCGACGACGTGCTGCCGGTGATGGTGCAGTTCACGGTGCGCCTGAAGGAGGCCACGCGCCAGGGAATGCCGGTCATTGCCTACGACCCTGCCTCCACCGTTGCCGTACAGTACGGTCGCCTGGCGAACGAAACCATATCCATGTTGCAGGACCATGCCACGACAGACGGCGCGGGCGAACTCGGGACCCGCCTTCCCGATCCCGCCGTTGCCGTGCAGCCCGACCACCCGGCGAGCGAGACAACGACGCCTGTGCTGCAGAGCGATGTCGCCACAGACGGCACGGGCGAACTCAAGCCTCGCCTTGGCACCATGAAGCGCGTTTTCGAAGAGGCGCGCTCACGGCTGAGCCGGCAAGGAGGATTGCAGAAGGTGGTGCTGCGCTTCTACGACTTCACCGGCCGCGACGTGAAACTCGCCGGCAGTTTCAACGACTGGCGACCGGATCAGGGCGTCGTGACCCGCACGGAAAACGGCGTCGTGGAGAAGATCGTGATGCTGATGCCGGGGACTTATCAGTATCGCCTGGTCGTTGATGGCCTGTGGCAGGAGGATCCCTCCAATCCCGAGCAGGTGCCGAATTACTCGGGAGGATACAACTCGGTCCTGCAGGTCGAGGAGGAGCACGAAACAGAACACGCCTGACGCCAGCTTGCGTCAGCGAGAATCCTCGCCCCTTGTTTTCTGACTGGCAGACCTGGCCATGGCTTTTTGTCAGGGCGTCGCAACCGGTACAATGGATTACATAACCTGACGTCCCATAAACCCTTCGTCGCCGATTCCGGCAGGAAACTTCCAGCATGACCGATTTATCCGCAGCAAACGCGCGTTTTGGCCTGTCCGGCCGCATACGTTTCAAGGAAATTCCCGGCGGGCTGGTGGTCATGGAAGTTTCAAATATTCACGGCAACGCCGCCATTGCTATGCAAGGCGGGCATGTCATGAGCTGGCATCCGAAATCGCAGGTGGAGCCGGTGGTATGGCTGTCGCGCTTCGCCAAATTCGCGCCTGGCAAATCCATCCGCGGTGGCGTGCCGGTGTGTTGGCCGTGGTTCGGACCGCATCCGGCGGATCCCGCGTTGCCGGCGCACGGCTTCGCCCGCACCGTGCCGTGGGAAGTAACGGCCACGCGCGAACTCGAGAATGGCGCGAGCGAAATCGCGCTGGCGCTGACCGAAACCGGCCAGGCGCGCGCCATGTGGCCGCATCGCGTCGGAGTTTCCCTGCGGGTTACCGTCGGTGCCACGCTCGAGATCGCGCTGATCACGCAAAACCGGGACGATCATGACCTCGTCATCGGCGAGGCCCTGCACACCTATTTCCAGATTGGCGATATCGGTGACATCCGCATCCGCGGCCTGGAGGGTTGCGAATACCTCGACAAGGCCGGTGGCGGCAGCGCGCGCCGGCGTCAGGACGGGCCGGTGGTTCTTTCCGCCGAGACCGATCGGATCTATCTGAACACGGAAGCCGAGTGCGTGATCGAGGATGCGCGCCTGCAGCGGCGCATCCGGGTGGCGAAATCGGGCAGCCGTTCGACCGTGGTATGGAATCCCTGGACCGCGAAGGCCGACAAGATGGGTGATTTCGGTCCGGACGGCTGGCGCCGCATGGTCTGCGTCGAGAGCGCCAACGCGGCGGAGAATCTCGTGACCCTGGTTCCGGGCGCTGAGCATCGTCTGTGGGTTCGATATGCCGCCGAAGCTTTGCCCTGATCGGCGCACACCAGGCGCCACGGACATTTTGCAACCAGACAAGGCCACAAAAAGGAAGCATTAAAGACGGATTCAGAGTAGTGGCAATGGACGCGGATCCCGCCACCGGAACCGGCCTGTCCTCAGGAAACGCGCGCGAATCCGGGACTAGTAATTTTTGTTGCCGTATCGAATATTGTGAATTGCGATCGGGTCCCGGGCTTAGTATCGTAACCGCTGTCAGTATCCAGATGCCCAACATTTTTTCCGGATTGACCCCTCTCCCATGACGCCAACAGCCTCCGGCCGCGAGACCAAGAACACGACCTGCTACATGTGTGCTTGCCGCTGCGGCATCCGCGTGACGCTCAAGGATGGCGAGATAAAATACATCGAGGGCAATCCCGATCATCCCATCAACAAAGGCGTGATTTGCGCCAAGGGCGCCTCGGGCATCATGAAGCAACACTCGCCGGCGCGCCTGACCAAACCGCTGCGGCGCAAACCGGGCAGTGAGCGTGGCGCCAACGAATTCGAGGCGATTTCCTGGGACGAGGCCTTCGCCATGCTGGAAGAGCGCCTCGGAAAAATCCGCGCCACCGATCCGAAAAAATTCGCCCTGTTCACCGGACGCGACCAGATGCAGGCGCTCACCGGCCTGTTCGCCAAGCAGTTCGGCACGCCGAACTATGCGGCACACGGCGGCTTCTGCTCGGTCAACATGGCGGCCGGCATGATCTACACCATCGGCGGCTCGTTCTGGGAGTTCGGCGGGCCGGACCTCGATCGCGCCAAGCTGTTCGTGATGATCGGCACCGCCGAGGACCATCACTCGAATCCGCTCAAGATCGCCATCTCCAAGTTCAAGCGCAACGGCGGCAAATTCATCTCGGTCAATCCGGTGCGCACCGGCTACTCGGCGATCGCCGACGAGTGGGTGCCGATCAAGCCCGGCACCGACGGGGCGCTGTTCCTGGCGCTGATCCACGTGCTCATCAAGCAGGGCCTGTACGACCGCGACTTCCTGGTGCAGTACACCAATGCCGCGCAGCTGGTGAACGTCAACAAGGACTCGACCGAGTTCGGCATGTTCGTGCGCGCCGAGGTACCGGTGGAAGAGGGCTGTTTCGACCCGCAGAACAAGCTGTGGTGGGACCGCCATGCCGACAAGGCCGTGGTCACGCATACCCCCGGCGTTGATCCGTTCCTGCGCGGCGAGTTCGCGCTGCCGGATGGAACCAAGGTCAAGCCGGCGTTCCAGCTGCTGGTGGAACGCGTCAAGGACTACACGCCGGAATGGGCCAGCGCCATTACCGGTATTCCGGTGGAGACCATCACGCGCCTGGCCAATGAAATGGGCGTGACCGCGCGCGACCAGAAGATCGAGCTGCCCATCGCCTGGACCGACATCTGGGGCAAGGACCATGAAACCGTGACCGGCAACCCGGTGGCGTTCCACGCCATGCGCGGGCTGGCCGCGCACTCGAACGGTTTTCACACCATCCGCGCGCTATCGATACTGATGAGTATCCTCGGCACCATCGACCGGCCCGGAGGCTTCCGCCACAAGGCGCCGTTCCCGCGCCCGATCCCGCCCTGCGCCAAGACGCCGAAGGGCCCGGAAGGCGTGCGCCCCGGCAAGCCGCTGGATGGCATGGCGCTCGGCTGGCCGGCCGACCCGGATGACCTGTTCGTCGACCCGGACGGCACGCCGGTGCGCATCGACAAGGCCTTTTCCTGGGAATATCCGCTGTCGGTGCACGGCCTGATGCACAACGTCATCACCAACGCCTGGCGCGGCGATCCGTACAAGATCGACACGCTGCTGATCTTCATGGCCAACATGGCGTGGAACTCGACCATGAACACGGTCGAGGTACGCAAGATGCTGAACGACAAGGACGAGAACGGCGAATTCAAAATTCCGTTCCTGGTCGTGTGTGACGCATTCCAGTCGGAAATGGTGAGCTACGCCGATCTGGTGCTGCCGGATACGACTTACCTCGAGCGCCATGACGTGATGAGCATGCTCGACCGGCCGATCTCCGAGTTCGACGGCCCGGTGGATGCGGTGCGTATCCCGGTGGTGCCACCCAAGGGCGAGTGCAAGCCGTTCCAGGAAGTGCTGATCGAGCTTGGCACGCGCCTCAAGTTCCCGGCGTTCGTGGACGGCAAGGGGAACCGCAAGTTCAAAAACTATCCGGACTTCATCATCAACTACGAGATCGAGCCTGGCGCCGGCATCGGTTTCCTGGCCGGCTGGCGCGGCAAGGGCGGCGAGAAATTCATGAAGGGCGAGCCCAACCCGAACCAGTGGGAAATGTACGCCAAGAACAATTGCGTGTACCACCACGAGCTGCCCAGGTCGTTCCAGTACATGCGTAACTGGAACAAGGGCTATCTCGAATGGGCGCAACGCCACCGCCTGACGCGCTATGCCGAGCCGATCCTGATCCACATTTACTCGGACGTGTTGCAGCAGTTCCGGCTCGCGGCGCAGGGCAAGACCCAGGGCAAACAACCCCCGGCGCATCTGCGCAAGCGCATCGAAACTTACTTCGATCCGCTGCCGTTTTACTATGAACCGCTCGAGGCCCAGCTCACCGACAAGCGCAAATACCCGCTCAACGCGGTGACGCAGCGGCCGATGGCGATGTATCACTCGTGGGATTCGCAGAATGCCTGGCTGCGCCAGATCCACACGCACAACTATCTGTTCGTGAATCCGAAGACCGCCGCCACCCAGGGCATCAGAGACGGCGACTGGGTGTGGGTGGAGTCGCCGTGGGGCAAGGTGCGCGGCATGTGCCGCTACAGCGAGGCCACCGAACCCGGCACGGTCTGGACCTGGAACGCCATCGGCAAGCAACCCGGCGCCTGGAATCTCGAACCGCGCGCGAACGAGGCGCGCAAGGGCTTTCTGCTCAATCACCTGATCTCGGAAGAACTGCCGTCGATGCCGGAAGGCGAACATCTTTCCAACTCCGATCCGGTGACTGGCCAGGCCGGTTGGTACGACGTGCGCGTGCGCCTCTACA
The DNA window shown above is from Sulfuricaulis limicola and carries:
- a CDS encoding D-hexose-6-phosphate mutarotase: MTDLSAANARFGLSGRIRFKEIPGGLVVMEVSNIHGNAAIAMQGGHVMSWHPKSQVEPVVWLSRFAKFAPGKSIRGGVPVCWPWFGPHPADPALPAHGFARTVPWEVTATRELENGASEIALALTETGQARAMWPHRVGVSLRVTVGATLEIALITQNRDDHDLVIGEALHTYFQIGDIGDIRIRGLEGCEYLDKAGGGSARRRQDGPVVLSAETDRIYLNTEAECVIEDARLQRRIRVAKSGSRSTVVWNPWTAKADKMGDFGPDGWRRMVCVESANAAENLVTLVPGAEHRLWVRYAAEALP
- a CDS encoding DsbA family protein translates to MTSQRILWYFADPMCSWCWGFAPVISAIRDAYADRVKIALMLGGLRPGTTEPMMPKGREEILQHWRDVHRMTGQAFIFDGALPGGFVYDTEPPSRAVIAVGEISPEAVFPYFKSVQEAFYAHGRNVVQTDTLADLAQQHNIESRLFLDRFHSEAVRNKTRTHFEITRQSGVRGFPTVLLQDGAGATGLMLTNGYRPFAELQPVIENWLAAS
- a CDS encoding molybdopterin oxidoreductase family protein, which gives rise to MTPTASGRETKNTTCYMCACRCGIRVTLKDGEIKYIEGNPDHPINKGVICAKGASGIMKQHSPARLTKPLRRKPGSERGANEFEAISWDEAFAMLEERLGKIRATDPKKFALFTGRDQMQALTGLFAKQFGTPNYAAHGGFCSVNMAAGMIYTIGGSFWEFGGPDLDRAKLFVMIGTAEDHHSNPLKIAISKFKRNGGKFISVNPVRTGYSAIADEWVPIKPGTDGALFLALIHVLIKQGLYDRDFLVQYTNAAQLVNVNKDSTEFGMFVRAEVPVEEGCFDPQNKLWWDRHADKAVVTHTPGVDPFLRGEFALPDGTKVKPAFQLLVERVKDYTPEWASAITGIPVETITRLANEMGVTARDQKIELPIAWTDIWGKDHETVTGNPVAFHAMRGLAAHSNGFHTIRALSILMSILGTIDRPGGFRHKAPFPRPIPPCAKTPKGPEGVRPGKPLDGMALGWPADPDDLFVDPDGTPVRIDKAFSWEYPLSVHGLMHNVITNAWRGDPYKIDTLLIFMANMAWNSTMNTVEVRKMLNDKDENGEFKIPFLVVCDAFQSEMVSYADLVLPDTTYLERHDVMSMLDRPISEFDGPVDAVRIPVVPPKGECKPFQEVLIELGTRLKFPAFVDGKGNRKFKNYPDFIINYEIEPGAGIGFLAGWRGKGGEKFMKGEPNPNQWEMYAKNNCVYHHELPRSFQYMRNWNKGYLEWAQRHRLTRYAEPILIHIYSDVLQQFRLAAQGKTQGKQPPAHLRKRIETYFDPLPFYYEPLEAQLTDKRKYPLNAVTQRPMAMYHSWDSQNAWLRQIHTHNYLFVNPKTAATQGIRDGDWVWVESPWGKVRGMCRYSEATEPGTVWTWNAIGKQPGAWNLEPRANEARKGFLLNHLISEELPSMPEGEHLSNSDPVTGQAGWYDVRVRLYKADPAEEKVTWPQFATLAPVPGQPVRHKNWMAYVAGKILGD
- a CDS encoding MEKHLA domain-containing protein — encoded protein: MSAFFVIGIVLNVVLTGLALYWLWRQRIPKPVRNEAGHSRNDHGQKQHEPVGAPDESNGYLAEHVYLLTSSYRHWTGRDLVDAGLSAVEQARVLYEAPFVVASHGTGDDPVFSYANRAALALFETGWPDFTAMPSRLSAEPMERAPRAQLLERVSRRGFIDDYSGIRISAAGRRFRVRNATVWNLMDARGAPAGQAVMFRDWEYL
- a CDS encoding YidB family protein, which produces MTMLDEMVGAVVKNLVGGATQGGLMQQALSLVNNPETGGLAGLVQRFSNSGLDKVVSSWIGTGGNLPIEPQQIQQALGSQQINDLASRAGITPDAATRGLAEMLPQIIDKLTPDGNLPTNQMLEQGLSMLRQKFPGS
- a CDS encoding AAA family ATPase, which produces MKVIAVANQKGGCGKTTTAINLAACLGKKQQRVLLLDLDPQGHCTLGFGVFNEDARDLYDVFTGEITLEEIILPDVFTGVDVVPATKTLQAAENLPVRRDERDRLLAKYLAPVRDRYDYVVIDCPPSMGLLCFNALAAADLVLIPIEMSLFGMHGIDRMYEIIRELRERHGRDIPVRVLPTLVDSRTRLCRQFLREIGERFADDVLPVMVQFTVRLKEATRQGMPVIAYDPASTVAVQYGRLANETISMLQDHATTDGAGELGTRLPDPAVAVQPDHPASETTTPVLQSDVATDGTGELKPRLGTMKRVFEEARSRLSRQGGLQKVVLRFYDFTGRDVKLAGSFNDWRPDQGVVTRTENGVVEKIVMLMPGTYQYRLVVDGLWQEDPSNPEQVPNYSGGYNSVLQVEEEHETEHA